The Streptomyces sp. HUAS CB01 genome has a segment encoding these proteins:
- a CDS encoding MmcQ/YjbR family DNA-binding protein, with protein MIEAEDIRRIALSLPDTVEKEAWSMPTFRVAGKMYITIPDDQTSFAVRCPKHERSELIAAEPEKFWVPPHEASSAWVRVRLVALEDLAELRDILVDSWRQAAPDRLAEEHPELRPGGGTGG; from the coding sequence ATGATCGAGGCCGAGGACATCCGCCGTATCGCCCTGTCCCTTCCCGACACGGTGGAGAAGGAAGCATGGAGCATGCCCACGTTCCGTGTGGCCGGGAAGATGTACATCACGATCCCCGACGACCAGACGTCGTTCGCCGTGCGCTGTCCGAAGCACGAGCGAAGCGAACTGATCGCCGCCGAGCCGGAGAAGTTCTGGGTGCCTCCGCACGAGGCGAGTTCGGCCTGGGTCCGGGTGCGGCTCGTCGCGTTGGAGGACCTCGCCGAACTGCGCGACATCCTCGTCGACTCCTGGAGACAGGCGGCGCCGGACCGGCTGGCCGAGGAGCACCCCGAACTGAGGCCGGGCGGGGGCACCGGCGGGTGA
- a CDS encoding LacI family DNA-binding transcriptional regulator: protein MGAQQRPTIKTVAARAGVGRTTVSRVINGSTLVSDEARAAVLAAIAELNYVPNSVARGLVTRRTNSVALVIPESESRLGSEPYFSAVIRGVSTVLTATRTQLQLVLVRDRGERDQLTDSVAERRVDGVLLVSVHEDDPLPGILENLGLPTVLAGRRSPGESLSHACSDNLGGGREAGRHLISRGRRTIATITGPLDMDVSRSRLQGWKDALGEAGIAPDERLIETADFTEEGGMLAMRSLLERCPGLDAVFAASDVMAAGAMLELRRQGRRVPEDVAVVGFDDSYIARYAHPSMTSVRQPVEEIGSTIARLLLEEIADPGAARRHVMLPTELVVRDSS, encoded by the coding sequence ATGGGGGCACAGCAGCGGCCGACCATCAAGACCGTGGCCGCACGGGCCGGCGTGGGCCGGACGACGGTTTCAAGGGTCATCAACGGTTCGACGCTCGTCAGCGACGAGGCGAGGGCCGCCGTGCTCGCGGCCATAGCCGAGCTGAACTACGTGCCGAACTCCGTCGCCCGCGGACTCGTCACACGGCGTACCAACTCCGTCGCGCTGGTGATCCCGGAGTCCGAGAGCCGGCTCGGCTCGGAGCCGTACTTCTCGGCCGTGATCCGGGGCGTGAGCACCGTGCTCACGGCGACGAGGACGCAGCTCCAGCTGGTGCTCGTCCGCGACAGGGGTGAGCGCGACCAGCTCACCGACTCCGTCGCGGAGCGCAGGGTGGACGGGGTGCTCCTGGTCTCGGTGCACGAGGACGACCCCCTGCCCGGCATCCTGGAGAACCTGGGCCTGCCGACGGTCCTGGCCGGCCGCCGCTCCCCCGGGGAGTCCCTGAGCCACGCCTGCTCGGACAACCTGGGGGGCGGGAGGGAAGCGGGCCGCCATCTCATCTCCCGCGGCCGGAGGACGATCGCCACCATCACCGGGCCGCTCGACATGGACGTCTCCCGGAGCCGGCTGCAGGGCTGGAAGGACGCCCTCGGGGAGGCGGGCATCGCTCCGGACGAGCGCCTGATCGAGACGGCGGACTTCACCGAGGAGGGCGGGATGCTCGCGATGCGTTCGCTTCTCGAACGCTGTCCCGGCCTCGACGCCGTGTTCGCGGCCTCGGACGTCATGGCGGCCGGCGCCATGCTGGAGCTGCGGCGGCAGGGGCGACGCGTACCGGAGGACGTCGCGGTCGTCGGATTCGACGACTCCTACATCGCCCGCTACGCCCATCCCTCGATGACGAGCGTGCGCCAGCCGGTGGAGGAGATCGGCTCCACCATCGCCCGACTCCTCCTCGAGGAGATCGCCGATCCCGGCGCGGCACGCCGGCACGTGATGCTGCCCACCGAACTGGTCGTGCGCGACTCGTCCTGA
- a CDS encoding GNAT family N-acetyltransferase has protein sequence MATDRLLLRPWNAADVTAVLGDTRSADWADDFPAEGDRVIAGLFAQHPAWLGEFGHRLVVERSSGLVVGSVGLFWPPGDGAVEIGYGIVVSRRGRGYASEAARALADHALSAPGVHTVVARVEPPNPASVRVLEKAGFRRWATEDDTEDAVARFRATAPDQRGH, from the coding sequence CTGGCCACCGACCGTCTCCTTCTCCGGCCCTGGAACGCGGCCGACGTCACCGCGGTCCTCGGCGACACCCGGTCCGCCGACTGGGCGGACGACTTCCCGGCCGAAGGCGACCGGGTCATCGCCGGGCTCTTCGCCCAGCACCCCGCATGGCTCGGCGAGTTCGGGCACCGTCTGGTCGTCGAGCGTTCCAGCGGACTCGTGGTCGGTTCGGTCGGCCTGTTCTGGCCGCCCGGCGACGGGGCCGTCGAGATCGGATACGGCATCGTGGTCTCCCGCCGCGGTAGAGGTTATGCCTCGGAGGCCGCGCGGGCCCTGGCGGACCACGCCCTCTCGGCCCCCGGCGTCCACACCGTCGTCGCTCGCGTGGAGCCGCCCAACCCGGCGTCCGTCCGTGTGCTGGAGAAGGCGGGCTTCCGCCGATGGGCCACGGAAGACGACACGGAGGACGCCGTGGCCCGCTTCCGGGCCACGGCGCCGGACCAACGCGGCCACTGA